One genomic region from uncultured Subdoligranulum sp. encodes:
- a CDS encoding glycerophosphodiester phosphodiesterase, which yields MLWWLLVLAAVPVLFVVLVLFLVWPGAPRRRLRQPFCGRSYAHRGLFGAQQRPPENSLPAFAAAARGGYGIELDVQFTEDRQLVVFHDDTLDRMTPARGGVNVTPWPVVSALPLAGSGEHAPLFSEVLQAVAKANPATPLIVEIKSRYEYRGRYLLELCRTVLAALKQYPGPYCIESFDPRVVRLVRILAPGVVRGQLADSYRNHRRIGTPRVAAYLLSHCFGNLLARPDFIAWCPDKRNWAIRLCAALGAMTVMWTAVPEYDIARLERENDAVIFQWYQADPKFK from the coding sequence ATGCTGTGGTGGTTGCTGGTGTTGGCGGCTGTGCCGGTGCTGTTTGTCGTGCTGGTGTTGTTTTTGGTGTGGCCGGGAGCGCCCCGCCGACGGCTGCGGCAGCCTTTCTGCGGCCGGAGCTACGCCCACCGGGGCCTCTTCGGCGCCCAGCAGCGCCCGCCCGAAAACAGCCTGCCGGCCTTTGCCGCGGCGGCCCGGGGCGGGTACGGCATCGAGCTGGACGTGCAGTTCACCGAGGACCGCCAGCTGGTGGTCTTCCATGACGACACGCTGGACCGGATGACCCCGGCCAGGGGCGGCGTCAACGTTACGCCGTGGCCGGTGGTTTCGGCCTTGCCGCTGGCGGGCAGCGGGGAACACGCGCCGCTGTTTTCCGAAGTGCTGCAGGCGGTGGCAAAGGCCAATCCCGCCACGCCGCTGATTGTGGAGATCAAGAGCCGGTATGAATACCGGGGACGGTATCTGCTGGAACTCTGCCGCACGGTGCTGGCGGCGCTGAAACAGTACCCGGGGCCCTACTGCATCGAAAGTTTTGACCCCCGTGTGGTGCGCCTTGTGCGGATTCTGGCGCCGGGTGTGGTGCGCGGCCAGCTGGCCGACAGTTACCGCAACCACCGCCGCATCGGCACGCCGCGGGTGGCGGCTTATCTTCTGTCACACTGCTTCGGCAATCTGCTGGCCCGGCCGGACTTCATTGCCTGGTGCCCGGACAAGCGCAACTGGGCCATCCGGCTCTGTGCGGCGCTGGGCGCCATGACCGTCATGTGGACGGCAGTGCCGGAGTACGACATTGCCCGGCTGGAACGGGAGAACGATGCGGTGATCTTCCAGTGGTATCAGGCGGACCCCAAATTCAAATAA
- a CDS encoding threonine/serine exporter family protein: MASNEFEQTLELVLDAGQTMLENGGEVFRAQQTMEIMARSLNLEDFHVYVLTNGIFASARPEGGESRSMVRHVPLISIHLGRVEAVNELSRELAAGQLDLSGARRKLESSWSIGSTPPRAERLACVVGSACFAFLFGGALAEMLVAAVAGLLESVVCQQFGKRRINRIFTDIVAACLCTLWALGVSFFLPVLDVNTATIGALMVLTPGVALTMGIRDIINADYLSGAIRLLDAVLVAGSIACGVVLAWLAGRGLGAIVW, from the coding sequence GTGGCCAGTAATGAATTTGAACAAACGCTGGAGCTGGTCCTGGACGCCGGGCAGACCATGCTGGAGAACGGCGGCGAGGTGTTCCGCGCCCAGCAGACCATGGAGATCATGGCCCGCAGCCTGAACCTGGAGGACTTCCACGTCTATGTGCTGACCAACGGCATCTTCGCCTCGGCCCGCCCCGAGGGCGGCGAAAGCCGCAGCATGGTGCGCCATGTGCCGCTGATTTCCATCCATCTGGGCCGGGTAGAAGCCGTGAACGAACTGTCCCGGGAGCTGGCTGCCGGCCAGCTGGACCTTTCCGGGGCCCGAAGGAAGCTGGAATCCTCCTGGTCCATCGGTTCCACCCCGCCCCGCGCCGAACGGCTGGCCTGTGTGGTGGGCAGCGCCTGCTTTGCCTTCCTGTTCGGCGGCGCCCTGGCCGAAATGCTGGTAGCCGCCGTGGCGGGCCTGCTGGAATCGGTGGTCTGCCAGCAGTTCGGCAAACGGCGGATCAACCGCATCTTCACTGACATTGTGGCCGCCTGCCTGTGCACCCTCTGGGCGCTGGGCGTCAGTTTCTTCCTGCCGGTGCTGGATGTCAACACCGCCACCATCGGTGCCCTGATGGTGCTCACCCCCGGCGTCGCCCTGACCATGGGCATCCGGGATATCATCAACGCGGACTATCTCTCGGGCGCCATCCGCCTGCTGGATGCCGTCCTCGTGGCGGGCAGCATCGCCTGCGGCGTGGTACTGGCCTGGCTGGCCGGGCGCGGATTGGGGGCGATCGTATGGTAA
- a CDS encoding acylneuraminate cytidylyltransferase family protein — protein MNRLLITICGRAGSKGFKNKNLKVFCGQPLVYYSLSAAELFCRNHPELQIDLALNTDSEDLARLVAARYPEVVYLPRGAELGGDKVPKMAVYQDSLRRMEERTGAPYDWYMDLDITSPLRTVTDIENAFALKQSREDLDLVFSVCEARRNPWFNMVKTVGDHVEQVIHSEFTGRQQAPDVYDVNASIYVFRRDFLAQNTDGMLWRGKIGVSVMMDTGIIDIDSEHDYLLMEAIARHLYDHYPEFNAVRENIRGQ, from the coding sequence ATGAATCGTCTGCTCATCACCATTTGCGGCCGCGCCGGCAGCAAAGGTTTCAAGAACAAGAACCTGAAGGTATTCTGCGGCCAGCCGCTGGTCTACTACTCGCTGAGCGCGGCGGAACTGTTCTGCCGCAACCATCCCGAACTGCAGATCGACCTGGCCCTCAACACCGACAGCGAGGACCTGGCCCGTCTGGTGGCGGCCCGGTACCCCGAAGTGGTCTATCTGCCCCGCGGGGCGGAGCTGGGCGGCGACAAGGTGCCCAAGATGGCGGTCTACCAGGACAGCCTGCGCCGCATGGAGGAGCGCACCGGCGCCCCCTACGACTGGTACATGGACCTGGACATCACCAGCCCGCTGCGCACCGTCACCGACATTGAGAATGCCTTTGCCCTCAAGCAGTCCCGGGAGGACCTGGACCTGGTGTTCAGCGTCTGCGAGGCCCGGCGCAACCCCTGGTTCAACATGGTCAAGACGGTGGGCGACCATGTGGAGCAGGTCATCCACAGCGAGTTCACCGGCCGGCAGCAGGCCCCCGATGTCTACGATGTCAACGCCTCCATCTATGTGTTCCGCCGGGATTTCCTGGCCCAGAACACCGACGGCATGCTCTGGCGGGGCAAGATCGGCGTCAGCGTCATGATGGACACCGGCATCATCGACATTGATTCCGAGCACGACTATCTGCTGATGGAAGCCATCGCCCGGCATCTGTACGACCATTACCCCGAATTCAACGCAGTGCGGGAGAACATCCGTGGCCAGTAA
- a CDS encoding Gfo/Idh/MocA family oxidoreductase, producing MKLLIVGLGSMGKRRARLAKGMDAAIEVVGVDSADARRAEAKDLGLVTDAWASIGEAVAAARPDAALVCTSPLSHAAIIGELLDHDLPVFTELNLVRDGYAENMAKAKEKHLPLFLSSTMLYRRETQYIKKAVQDFGKPVHYIYHIGQYLPDWHPWENYKNFFVGNVRTGGVREIFGIDLPWLLDAFGDVEKMTVQTDSISDLGLPYPDCATLLLRHKSGAQGVLAADVVSPKAVRNFECFGDGLHLFWEGNPKALYEFRDGDKQPVDTYTSFEHDSRYSDNIVENAYVDELANFFGVLKGTEAPRWTFEKDLAAIDLMDAVERG from the coding sequence ATGAAACTTCTCATCGTAGGTCTGGGCAGCATGGGCAAGCGCCGTGCCCGGCTGGCCAAGGGCATGGACGCCGCCATTGAGGTGGTAGGCGTGGACAGCGCCGACGCCCGCCGCGCCGAAGCCAAGGACCTGGGCCTGGTGACCGACGCCTGGGCGTCCATCGGCGAGGCTGTGGCCGCCGCCCGGCCCGATGCGGCGCTGGTCTGCACCTCGCCGCTGTCCCATGCGGCGATCATCGGCGAGCTGCTGGACCATGACCTGCCGGTTTTCACCGAGCTGAACCTGGTGCGGGACGGCTATGCCGAGAATATGGCCAAGGCCAAAGAAAAGCATCTGCCGCTCTTCCTCTCCTCCACCATGCTCTACCGCCGGGAGACCCAGTACATCAAAAAGGCTGTACAGGATTTCGGCAAACCCGTGCACTACATCTACCACATCGGGCAGTACCTGCCCGACTGGCACCCCTGGGAGAACTACAAGAACTTCTTTGTGGGCAACGTGCGCACCGGCGGCGTGCGGGAGATTTTCGGCATCGACCTGCCCTGGCTGCTGGACGCCTTCGGGGATGTGGAGAAGATGACGGTGCAGACCGATTCCATCAGCGACCTGGGCCTGCCCTACCCCGACTGCGCCACCCTGCTTTTGCGCCACAAGAGCGGCGCCCAGGGCGTGCTGGCGGCGGACGTGGTGTCCCCCAAGGCGGTGCGCAACTTTGAGTGCTTCGGCGATGGGCTGCACCTGTTCTGGGAGGGCAACCCCAAGGCGCTGTACGAGTTCCGGGACGGCGACAAGCAGCCGGTGGACACCTACACCAGCTTTGAGCATGACAGCCGCTACAGCGACAACATCGTGGAGAACGCCTATGTGGACGAGCTGGCCAACTTCTTCGGTGTGCTGAAGGGCACCGAGGCACCGCGCTGGACCTTTGAAAAGGACCTGGCGGCCATCGACCTGATGGACGCCGTGGAACGAGGCTGA
- a CDS encoding LegC family aminotransferase → MSEFIPLSVPNFGPREAELAGEAITSGWVSTSGAKVTEFEQALARYLGTDRAVACNGGSSALHLAAMAAGITRGDEVIVPTLTFIAAVNPLTRYVGAEPVFIGCDDSLCIDPDAVEAFCRDHCELREGKLYNKATGAHVKALEAVHVFGNMADMVRLTDIARRYGLVLIEDATEALGTRYTAGPFAGKFAGTIGDIGCYSFNGNKIITTGAGGAVVSNHPDWAEHAKHLSTQAKADMLQFLHDEVGYNYRMTNVQACLGLAQLERLEGFIAHKKELYDRYVEKLDGVKGLRILPFRTEDVRPNRWFFSLYLKDAGLDRDTVIAQLQAQGIQTRPVWALIHEQADYPRNEAYALDKAQEYRKYIVNLPCSTNLSLEDCERVCQAVLCL, encoded by the coding sequence ATGTCTGAGTTTATTCCCCTCTCGGTGCCCAACTTCGGGCCCCGGGAAGCCGAACTGGCCGGCGAAGCCATCACCTCCGGGTGGGTTTCCACCAGCGGCGCCAAGGTCACCGAATTTGAGCAGGCCCTCGCCCGCTATCTGGGCACCGACCGCGCCGTGGCATGCAACGGCGGTTCCAGCGCCTTGCACCTGGCCGCCATGGCCGCCGGCATCACCCGCGGGGATGAGGTCATCGTCCCCACCCTGACCTTCATCGCTGCCGTCAACCCGCTGACCCGCTATGTGGGGGCCGAGCCGGTCTTCATCGGCTGTGACGACTCCCTGTGCATCGACCCCGACGCCGTGGAAGCCTTCTGCCGGGATCACTGCGAACTGCGGGAGGGCAAGCTGTACAACAAAGCCACCGGCGCCCATGTGAAGGCGCTGGAAGCCGTGCATGTCTTCGGCAACATGGCCGACATGGTGCGCCTGACTGACATTGCCCGCCGCTACGGCCTGGTCCTCATCGAGGACGCCACCGAGGCCCTGGGCACCCGCTACACCGCCGGGCCCTTTGCGGGCAAGTTTGCCGGTACCATCGGCGACATCGGCTGCTACAGCTTCAACGGCAACAAGATCATCACCACCGGCGCCGGCGGTGCCGTGGTGTCCAACCATCCCGACTGGGCGGAGCATGCCAAGCATCTTTCCACCCAGGCCAAGGCCGACATGCTGCAGTTCCTCCACGACGAGGTGGGCTACAACTACCGCATGACCAACGTCCAGGCCTGCCTGGGCCTGGCCCAGCTGGAGCGGCTGGAAGGTTTCATTGCCCACAAGAAGGAACTCTACGACCGCTATGTGGAGAAGCTGGACGGCGTGAAGGGTCTGCGCATCCTGCCCTTCCGCACCGAAGATGTGCGCCCCAACCGTTGGTTCTTCAGCCTCTATCTGAAGGACGCCGGTCTTGACCGGGATACCGTCATTGCCCAGCTGCAGGCCCAGGGCATCCAGACCCGGCCGGTGTGGGCGCTGATTCACGAACAGGCCGACTACCCCCGCAACGAGGCCTATGCCCTGGACAAGGCCCAGGAGTACCGCAAATATATCGTCAACCTGCCCTGCTCCACCAACCTGTCGCTCGAGGATTGCGAGCGTGTCTGCCAGGCTGTCCTTTGCCTGTAA
- the neuC gene encoding UDP-N-acetylglucosamine 2-epimerase produces MPTICVVTATRAEYGLLRPVLRKLAADDSLQLRLVVTGAHLCPWLGETVREIEADGLPIAARLPIFQEAEEPVAWTIARALTVFDDYFAAHRPDWVLLLGDRFEIFAVATAAAARHIPIAHISGGDVTLGAADEYYRHCITKMASLHFPSCADSAARLVRMGEEPGRVFCVGGLGDENIRTLPRMTREELCASTGFPLERPFALVTYHPETSADAPDPAVQVKALCTAMAAVDGVFWLITGSNADAGGQLCTRKMQEFAAAHPERAGFIQSLGLRRYLSAMQYAALVAGNSSSGVVETPTFGVPTVNIGQRQAGRLICRNVLCCPAEAAAIEAALRKALSPAFAAAARTAVSPYNGGDTSGKICAVLHRFDGTTVKTFYDGPVPAFDPQRSV; encoded by the coding sequence ATGCCTACCATCTGCGTGGTAACCGCCACCCGGGCGGAATACGGCCTGCTGCGCCCCGTCCTTCGCAAGCTGGCGGCGGACGATTCGCTGCAGCTCCGGCTGGTGGTGACCGGCGCCCACCTCTGCCCCTGGCTGGGAGAAACGGTGCGGGAGATCGAGGCCGACGGGCTGCCCATCGCCGCGCGGCTGCCCATCTTTCAGGAGGCGGAGGAGCCGGTGGCCTGGACCATCGCCCGCGCCCTGACGGTGTTTGACGACTATTTTGCCGCCCACCGCCCCGACTGGGTACTGCTGCTGGGGGACCGCTTCGAGATTTTTGCGGTGGCCACGGCGGCCGCGGCCCGGCACATTCCCATCGCCCACATTTCGGGCGGGGACGTGACGCTGGGCGCCGCCGACGAATACTACCGCCACTGCATCACCAAGATGGCTTCGCTGCATTTCCCCTCCTGCGCCGACAGCGCCGCCCGGCTGGTGCGGATGGGCGAGGAGCCTGGGCGGGTCTTCTGTGTGGGCGGCCTGGGGGATGAGAACATCCGCACCCTGCCCAGGATGACCCGGGAAGAACTGTGCGCCTCCACGGGATTTCCGCTGGAACGCCCCTTTGCCCTGGTGACCTACCACCCCGAGACCAGCGCCGATGCCCCCGACCCCGCCGTCCAGGTAAAAGCCCTCTGCACCGCCATGGCGGCGGTGGACGGCGTGTTCTGGCTCATCACCGGCTCCAACGCCGACGCGGGCGGCCAGCTCTGCACCCGAAAAATGCAGGAATTTGCCGCCGCCCACCCCGAACGGGCGGGATTCATCCAGAGCCTCGGGCTGCGGCGGTATCTCTCGGCCATGCAGTATGCCGCGCTGGTGGCGGGCAATTCCTCCTCCGGCGTGGTGGAGACCCCCACCTTCGGGGTGCCCACCGTCAACATCGGCCAGCGGCAGGCCGGGCGGCTGATCTGCCGCAACGTCCTGTGCTGCCCCGCCGAGGCTGCTGCCATCGAGGCGGCCCTGCGCAAGGCCCTCTCCCCCGCTTTTGCGGCAGCGGCCCGCACGGCCGTCAGCCCCTACAACGGGGGCGACACCAGCGGCAAGATCTGCGCGGTGCTGCACCGCTTTGACGGGACAACCGTGAAAACCTTCTATGACGGCCCTGTGCCGGCATTTGATCCGCAAAGGAGCGTTTGA
- a CDS encoding nucleotidyltransferase family protein: MIQVEELFLPADATVLEALRKLDETGQRILFIAPEGKLEAALTDGDIRKFFLRGGTPDQAVSLAANYHPLSLPIAERGRAREVLQKHRIDALPILDKRGVITDIVFAYRLDVDNRKHTHIPVVMMAGGLGTRLYPYTKILPKPLIPVGEQPIAELIMDRFRDFGCRQFTMIVNYKRGMIKSYFNELEKDYTVDFADEEVFMGTGGGLCLLKGKIHSPFFFTNCDTLLDVDFGDIYEYHKKNGNLITMVCAFKHYTVPYGVVELGQDGGIAAMREKPELDFLTNTGVYVVEPRVVDEMKDGEVIGFPDVIERYRAAGEKVGVYPIGESSWMDMGQLEELEKMRRKLENQS, encoded by the coding sequence TTGATCCAAGTAGAAGAACTGTTCCTGCCCGCCGACGCCACCGTGCTGGAAGCGCTGCGCAAGCTGGATGAAACCGGCCAGCGCATCCTGTTCATCGCGCCGGAGGGCAAGCTGGAAGCGGCCCTGACCGACGGGGACATCCGCAAATTTTTCCTGCGGGGCGGCACGCCGGACCAGGCTGTCAGCCTGGCCGCCAACTACCACCCGCTGAGCCTGCCCATCGCCGAGCGCGGCCGCGCCCGGGAGGTGCTGCAGAAGCACCGTATCGACGCGCTGCCCATCCTGGACAAGCGGGGCGTCATCACCGACATCGTCTTTGCCTACCGCCTGGACGTGGACAACCGTAAACACACCCACATTCCGGTGGTCATGATGGCGGGGGGGCTGGGCACCCGGCTCTACCCCTACACCAAGATCCTGCCCAAGCCGCTGATCCCGGTGGGCGAACAGCCCATCGCCGAGCTGATCATGGACCGGTTCCGGGATTTCGGCTGCCGCCAGTTCACCATGATCGTCAACTATAAGCGCGGCATGATCAAGTCCTATTTCAACGAGCTGGAAAAGGACTACACGGTGGATTTTGCCGACGAGGAGGTCTTCATGGGCACCGGCGGCGGGCTCTGTCTTCTGAAGGGCAAGATCCATTCCCCCTTCTTCTTCACAAACTGCGACACGCTGCTGGATGTGGATTTCGGCGACATCTACGAATACCACAAGAAAAACGGCAACCTGATCACGATGGTATGCGCCTTCAAGCACTACACCGTGCCCTACGGCGTGGTGGAACTGGGGCAGGACGGCGGCATCGCCGCCATGCGGGAAAAGCCGGAACTGGATTTCCTGACCAACACCGGCGTCTACGTGGTGGAACCCCGTGTGGTGGACGAGATGAAGGACGGCGAGGTCATCGGCTTCCCCGATGTGATCGAGCGGTACCGTGCCGCCGGCGAGAAGGTGGGGGTCTACCCCATCGGAGAGAGCAGCTGGATGGATATGGGCCAGCTGGAGGAACTGGAAAAAATGCGCCGCAAACTGGAAAACCAGTCCTGA
- a CDS encoding DUF2500 domain-containing protein produces the protein MFFPAFGFDLFFLLFVIVFVVVLVRNLREWSRNNASPRLSVPATVVARRRAHHYNGGTHTSSTSYYATFQFESGDRLELRLPWRDAGLIAEGDRGMLHFQGTRYLGFDRDSTV, from the coding sequence ATGTTTTTTCCTGCCTTTGGTTTCGACCTTTTCTTTCTTCTTTTTGTGATTGTCTTTGTGGTGGTCCTGGTGCGCAATCTGCGGGAATGGTCCCGGAACAATGCGTCCCCCCGCCTGAGCGTGCCCGCCACGGTGGTGGCCCGGCGCCGGGCGCACCATTACAACGGCGGCACCCACACCAGCAGCACCAGCTACTACGCCACCTTTCAGTTTGAAAGCGGCGACCGGCTGGAACTGCGTCTGCCCTGGCGGGATGCCGGCCTGATCGCCGAAGGCGATCGCGGCATGCTGCATTTTCAGGGCACCCGCTATCTGGGCTTTGACCGAGATTCCACCGTCTGA
- a CDS encoding DUF4830 domain-containing protein has protein sequence MFLFTVTKPGLRQAGALALCAVCLCGTVAAAVHFSGDAVTAAADAAPGIETTQDIGSYFTGYGFETDLSTAAVDKVKIPKKWDDSFAAFNQVVQESDLDLSDYKGKTVEKWTLLCPALSTGDQDTYCVLLVYKAKAIGAYLLQKPSGEVTGLITAAKASAETAAAQQEDTQATAAETEIEYPTE, from the coding sequence ATGTTTTTATTTACGGTGACCAAACCCGGGCTGCGGCAGGCGGGCGCGCTTGCCCTGTGTGCGGTGTGCCTGTGCGGCACAGTGGCGGCGGCGGTACATTTTTCCGGCGATGCGGTGACGGCGGCGGCCGACGCGGCGCCGGGCATCGAGACCACCCAGGACATCGGCAGTTATTTCACGGGGTACGGCTTCGAGACCGACCTTTCCACCGCGGCGGTGGATAAGGTAAAGATCCCCAAGAAATGGGACGACAGCTTTGCCGCCTTCAACCAGGTGGTGCAGGAGAGTGACCTGGATCTGTCGGACTACAAGGGCAAGACGGTGGAAAAATGGACGCTGCTCTGCCCGGCGCTGTCCACGGGGGACCAGGACACCTACTGCGTGCTGCTGGTGTACAAGGCGAAGGCCATCGGCGCCTATCTGCTGCAGAAGCCTTCCGGGGAGGTGACGGGGCTGATCACGGCGGCCAAGGCCAGCGCCGAGACAGCCGCCGCCCAGCAGGAGGACACCCAGGCCACTGCGGCCGAGACCGAGATCGAATATCCCACAGAATGA
- a CDS encoding Gfo/Idh/MocA family oxidoreductase yields the protein MKTLTALFVGLGSIGTRHLNNLAALCAQRGWTLEADALRSDLHRPLRPGVAEKLHAQYTGTDALPARYDVIFITNPTSLHAEALRTVYGRGGALFIEKPIFSAEQTGLKLQDYLPAGQKAYVAAPMRWCGTMLALKELLPTLHPYCARVICSSYLPDWRPGVDYRTVYSAHKALGGGVTIDLIHEWDYLVDLFGVPEALYNFKGTYSDLEIDSDDLSVYIARYPSLLAEVHLDYFGRGYRRSLELFCHNGSVVADFGAGTLTLPDGTVRHCEEEVNRRYEREMAYFVDYALGDAPASCNPPELALQVLQLTLGEK from the coding sequence ATGAAAACATTGACTGCCCTCTTTGTGGGGCTGGGCTCCATCGGAACGCGCCATCTGAACAACCTGGCGGCCCTGTGCGCCCAGCGCGGCTGGACGCTGGAAGCCGATGCCCTGCGCAGCGACCTGCACCGTCCCCTGCGGCCCGGCGTGGCAGAAAAGCTCCACGCCCAGTATACCGGGACCGATGCGCTGCCCGCCCGCTACGATGTGATCTTCATCACCAACCCCACCAGCCTCCACGCCGAGGCCCTGCGCACCGTCTACGGCCGGGGAGGGGCGCTCTTCATCGAGAAGCCCATCTTCTCGGCGGAGCAGACGGGGCTGAAGCTCCAGGACTACCTGCCCGCCGGGCAGAAGGCCTATGTGGCCGCTCCCATGCGGTGGTGCGGCACCATGCTGGCCCTGAAGGAACTGCTGCCCACCCTGCACCCCTACTGTGCCCGGGTGATCTGTTCCAGCTATCTGCCCGACTGGCGCCCCGGGGTGGACTACCGCACCGTCTACAGCGCCCACAAGGCGCTGGGCGGCGGCGTGACTATCGACCTCATCCACGAGTGGGACTATCTGGTGGACCTGTTCGGTGTGCCGGAGGCGCTGTACAACTTCAAGGGCACCTACTCCGACCTGGAGATCGATTCCGACGATCTGTCGGTGTACATTGCCCGGTATCCGTCGCTGCTGGCGGAGGTGCATCTGGACTATTTCGGCCGGGGCTACCGCCGTTCCCTGGAGCTGTTCTGCCACAACGGCAGCGTGGTGGCGGATTTCGGCGCCGGGACGCTGACCCTGCCCGACGGCACAGTCCGGCACTGTGAGGAGGAGGTCAACCGCCGGTACGAGCGGGAGATGGCCTATTTTGTGGACTACGCGCTGGGGGATGCCCCGGCCAGCTGCAATCCGCCGGAACTGGCGCTGCAGGTATTACAACTGACGTTGGGAGAGAAATAA
- a CDS encoding threonine/serine exporter family protein has translation MVIPLWADYLVQFLVAIVATISFGVTFRVSPRHYLACGLTGAVGWLVYVLCTGLGGLSAPAATLVAALPLTACARLFAIRHKAPITLFLLCGIFPLVPGAGIYYTAYYFLRDDRSLFANKGVETLKIAVALALGIALVCSIPLKRRKS, from the coding sequence ATGGTAATTCCCCTCTGGGCGGACTATCTGGTCCAGTTTCTGGTGGCCATCGTGGCCACCATCAGCTTCGGCGTGACCTTCCGGGTGTCGCCCCGGCATTACCTGGCCTGCGGCCTCACCGGCGCCGTGGGCTGGCTGGTCTATGTGCTGTGCACCGGCCTGGGCGGTCTGAGCGCCCCCGCGGCCACCCTGGTGGCGGCCCTGCCCCTTACCGCCTGCGCCCGGCTGTTTGCCATCCGCCACAAGGCGCCCATCACGCTGTTTTTGCTGTGCGGGATCTTCCCGCTGGTGCCCGGCGCCGGCATCTACTACACCGCCTACTATTTCCTGCGGGATGACCGCTCCCTCTTCGCCAACAAAGGCGTGGAGACCCTGAAGATCGCCGTGGCCCTGGCCCTGGGTATCGCGCTGGTCTGCAGTATCCCCCTCAAGCGCCGCAAATCCTGA
- the neuB gene encoding N-acetylneuraminate synthase, giving the protein MPVTIIAEAGVNHNGDLEMAKRMALAAKECGADIVKYQTAVPELVVSKFAEKAAYQKKTTDASESQLDMIRKLHFSFEGHRELKEYCDSIGIQYLSAPFDIPSVRFLGTLNLPLIKIPSGEITNLPYLEEVAKLHTPVLLSTGMSTLNEITDALGILDDGGCPEATVLHCNTQYPTPYEDANLTAMLELFDQFGLPVGLSDHTPGWECDVAAAVLGATVIEKHFTLDKNLPGPDQQASLDPAEFKAMVQAVRHVEAALGDGHKHLTASEAPNKAVARKSIVAARPIQAGEVFTADNLTTKRPGDGISPMRWYEVLGQTAKRAFEEDEKIEL; this is encoded by the coding sequence ATGCCCGTTACGATCATTGCCGAAGCCGGCGTCAACCACAACGGCGACCTGGAGATGGCCAAGCGGATGGCGCTGGCGGCCAAGGAGTGCGGCGCCGACATTGTGAAATACCAGACCGCCGTGCCGGAACTGGTGGTGAGCAAATTTGCCGAGAAAGCAGCCTACCAGAAAAAGACCACCGATGCCTCGGAAAGCCAGCTGGATATGATCCGCAAGCTGCATTTTTCCTTTGAGGGCCACCGGGAACTGAAGGAATACTGCGACAGCATCGGCATTCAGTATCTGTCTGCCCCCTTCGACATTCCCAGCGTGCGGTTTCTCGGCACGCTGAACTTGCCGCTCATCAAGATTCCCTCCGGCGAGATCACCAACCTGCCCTACCTGGAGGAAGTGGCGAAACTGCACACGCCGGTGCTGCTTTCCACCGGCATGAGCACCCTCAACGAGATCACCGACGCCCTGGGTATTCTGGATGACGGCGGCTGTCCCGAGGCCACCGTGCTGCACTGCAACACCCAGTACCCCACCCCCTACGAGGACGCCAACCTGACCGCCATGCTGGAACTGTTCGATCAGTTTGGCCTGCCGGTGGGGCTGTCCGACCACACCCCGGGCTGGGAGTGCGATGTGGCCGCCGCCGTGCTGGGCGCCACCGTCATTGAAAAGCACTTCACGCTGGACAAGAACCTGCCCGGTCCCGACCAGCAGGCCAGCCTGGACCCCGCCGAATTCAAGGCAATGGTGCAGGCGGTGCGCCATGTGGAGGCGGCCCTGGGCGACGGGCACAAGCATCTGACCGCCAGCGAGGCCCCCAACAAGGCGGTGGCCCGCAAGAGCATTGTGGCGGCCCGGCCCATCCAGGCCGGCGAAGTCTTCACCGCCGACAACCTGACCACCAAGCGTCCCGGCGACGGCATCAGCCCCATGCGCTGGTACGAGGTGCTGGGCCAGACGGCCAAGCGCGCCTTTGAGGAAGACGAAAAAATCGAACTGTGA